Below is a genomic region from Balaenoptera acutorostrata chromosome 9, mBalAcu1.1, whole genome shotgun sequence.
GGGGGTCACAGGGCCTCAGCGGGCCTGCCCTTCCACAGTCCAGGGGGGTGCTGGtgggttgggaaaactggatggccCAAGGAACCCGCTCCTTTTTACTTCTCCCTGTGCTGCGAAGCCCTGGGAACGTCCTGGCCGAGGCCTGGGTGTCACCCCTGCTAGCTGCAGTGTGAACTAGCTGCCTGCGGTGGCCTGGATTCCGCGTTCCTGGTGAGGCCCTGCATGGGGGCGGCCTTAGGGATGATCAGAACGGGTCCTGTTTACCCTCTGGGTCCCTGGGCTAGGCCGCAGCATGGCCTGAACGCTGGATTCTTGGGGTGCAGCCCTGGGCGAGGGAGAGCGCTCTGGCCGTCCAGCAGGCGAGGCGCCAGCAGGGAAAGGGCGCCGGCCGCCTGGGCCCCGGGCCGAGGTACGTGCGGCCCGTCCAGGGGAGACCGGGATCTGCCCTGCGCTTCGGGGCAGAAATGACCAGCCAGGCCATTGGCCATCGGCAGGAATAGGTAAGGGCGCCTCTCCCAGGAGGGCTGCCGCACGGCGGGCCCGGGCAGTCGGGAGGTTGGGACGAGCGGGCAACGTGGGACACGCCCAGCTGCCCGGCTCCCGGAACCCACGAGGGCGTGGCCGGCCGCTCCAGGCCAGGACCGGAAGTGCCCGGGAACGACGCCGCACGCGTCGACGCACTTCCGGTCCTCGCGGCTTCCGGCAAGTGGCGCTGCGGCCCCGGGAACGCGGCGCTGGCCGTTAGCCCTCGAGCATTTTGGGAGTCGTAGttctgcctcccagcctccctcctggccTTAGTCAATTCCGGTCTCTTCGCGAGAGAGCGCCGTTTCCGGGAGCGAAGACAGCGAATGCGCAGAGGCAACACTCCCGATAGGCCTCGGGAGTAGCGGCCCAGTGACTTGTGGGAGATGTAGTTCTTCAGGCGCGGAAGCCGCGGCCGTCGGCCGGCAGAGGACTCAGTTTCCCAGAGGGCCGAGCGCGGCGCAAGATGGAGACAGCCAGGCCGCAGTGAGCCGGTAGGTTTGTGGTGGGGAGGACGGTGCTGCTGGGCGGTCGGGCTTCGGGAGGCCGCCGTCCGCAGTGTGCTGCGCCGAGCAGGGAGACCCTCGTGAGGCCCGGACCCTTGGCCCATCCACGCGAGTTGGCCCCAGAACTTAAGCCCCCGACACGGAGAGCCTGCTGGGCACGGGCTGAGGCCCTGGGCGCGTGGAGTGGAGAAAGTCAAGGGTCCGCCTCCCAGGGGAGCGAGACAACCGGCAAAGAAGCCAGTGTTCCCTGGTACCTGGCCTGCCCGGACCCCGGCCCTGAGAAAACCCCGAGCCCCCCAGGCCCTCAGCCTGTACTCAGTCCTGCCCTGCGCTGAGCTCGGGAAGTTCTCAGAGAACTCAGAGACGCAGACCTCGCATTCCCTATCTTGGGGCGCGATCCCCGTCTCCCCACTGCGTGTCCCACTCACCACGGGCGTTCCCGCGATTTCAGGGGACGGGGTTGCAAATTTAGGAAGCCGGAGTCAGGTTGGAACTCCAGCTTTGCCTGCAACATACTGTATGACGGGCAAATTCTCTCCCCGCTCCGGTCCTGCCAGCTCTAAAACAGACACCATTGGCGTTTACTTCGTGTCCCTTTCCTGGAGTTGTGCCTTCAATTTGGGAGTCACGCGAGGCCCAGAGGAATGGAGATCTTGCCTGTGTTTGATCTGGTGCCGGGCACTCAGAGCCACTCCTGGTCTGCCTGGCCTGGTCCTCGGTGGGTGCACGAGCAACGGGTCACTGTGGGCGAGGGTGGcttggtgggaggagggagttGGTGGACGGAGGGCTGTGCGGAGGGTGAGACTGGGCTGTCCTCCGAGCCTGCAAACAAGCTTCAGGGTGCCTGGTGACACTGGAACACGAACCAGGTGTTGGCAGCCCTTCTCTGCTCAGCTGGGAGAGTGACGGGTGTGCGGAGGAGCACAGGACAAataccccaggagctgtggggcTGGCCTCTGCGGAGCAGGGCCGCTCCGGCTTCCTGAGCGCTTGGCCCGCAGATGCCAAGGATGTGTCCGCAGACTCCTGGAGCTCCAGGGCGTCTCACAGCGGCCAGGAGCACACCTGCTCCCCAGGGAGCAGGCAGGCGCCCGGCCGTTGTGGAGTACTCGCTGTCTGCCACGCACCACGCACCGTGCTTGGCCGAGAGAGGGAGTGCAGAGCAGAGGTCGCTCTTGGccccgggttcaagccctgcctGGCTGCTTAGACCCCCCTGCAGCAGGCCTCCTAGTGGCTTTAGTCAGACTGGCTGGAGAGGATTGAATGAGGTGACGCGTCAGAAGGACCGGCTCCTGGGCCCGGCTGTGTCAGGGGCTCCGTAAACCCAGGCCCACTCCCGGGGTGGTGGCTCCACTCCAGCGTGTCTGCCGTCTGGTCTGAggctgcctctccctccctgccctcagccaGCCGCTGAGCCGAGCCGTGCCTGGGGGGGCCTTTGCGACCAAGAACCTTCTCCAGCGCTCGGCCCACCAGCCGTCCAGCACAGGCGCCCAGCAGCCAGGGAGGTAAGAGGAGGGCTTTCGGGGTGGGGGGCCTGGCCGTTCCTCCTTGGACGCAGCTCTTCCTGCTCATCCTTCCCCGGGGTGGTGGGTCTGCAGGAGGGACTTGTTCTGAGCTGGTGGTGTCCCCAGTGACCAACTCCCTGGGCTGCTTTGGTGCAGGTGTGGCGTGGCTGGGGGACACATGGCTGAGGCAGGGGACGGCCAGCACTTCCTTGGCTCCGGGGGCGACGCTCTGCCTCCCGACCCCGTCTGCCTCAGCGACTCCGACTCCGACCTCAGCCTACCCGGTGATGCTGAGGTGGAAGCTCTGTCTCCAGGGGCGCTGCCCGGGGAGGCCCTGGGGGATTCGGGCCCCGATGAGCCCCCCTCGCCCCCCTTGCCCCCCAGGCGCTTCCCCACAGCGGCGGTGCAGCCCTTCCACCTGAGAGGCACGAGCCCCACCTTCTCCCAGCGCAGCCACGACATCTTCGATGGCCTGGAGCGGGCAGCCAGGCGGGCTCCGCCCTCTGCGGCCCCAGCCGGCCCTGGCGACAGTGGGGGCTTCCGGCAGCCGCCGACACTCTCCAGCCAGCCTCCAGCGGGGGGCCTGAGCAGGGCCACTCGGAATCCCACTCCCCTGAGGGTGCCCCCCGTCCCTGACTACGTGGCCCACCCCGAGCGCTGGACCAAGTACAGCCTGGAGGACGTGGCTGAGGTCAGCAACCAGAGCAACCGGGCCGCCGCCCTGGCCTTCCTGGGCCCCCAGAGCCTGGCCGCCCCCAGCGACTACGTGCCCTCCTTCAACCAGGACCCCTCCAGCTGTGGGGAGGGCCGGCTCATCTTCACCAAACCGGTCCGAACCGGCGAGGCCCGGCTTGAGAAGAGGAGGGTCCCGAGGAAGGCAGGGGAGCCGGGTGGGGGCACCCGTGGGATCCCGGGAGCGGCGGGGGGCGAGGGCCCCGTGGAGCTGGCCCACCTGGCCAGGCCTGGGAGCCCGGAGGCCGAGGAGTGGAGCAGACCCCGGGGGGGCCTGCAGGAGGTGGGTGCACCCGAGGGGGAGGCCCACGCGGGGTCTGGGGCCAGCGCCCTGCCGGTGGAGACGGTGGGCTTCCACAGCAGCAAGAAGCGGAGCAGGGGCCAATTCCGGAGCAAGGGCAGCAGCCCCGAGGCCCCAGGCGCGGAGGTCTGAGTGGGGAGACCGCCTGGCCGCCTGCCTGCCCTGGCTGAGCTGGAGGGACGGCCGCCACTGTCCCCCCGGGGTGGCTTCAGGGGTGGCGCAGGCTCggggccccacccccagggaaGGGAGCCAGCGGGCTGCCTGTCGGTGGCACCAGCGGCCAGGGCAGAGACCTTGCTGAGGGCGTGGGCCAGGGGATGGCGGAAGCCCTGACCCACCTCGTGCCCAGGGGGACAGTAAAAGCTCTGGGTGTTCCTCAGGCTCCGTGTCTCTTTGTCACCCCCCCTCCGCCCAGGACTGTGGCCAGGGCCCTCTCTTCTCTCCAGACCCCCCGTCACGCTGTTCCCACGTCGGAGCCTCCCAGCTTGGCGTCAGGGGTTCTGAAGGGTTAAGTCAAGCCTGTGTGCCTCAGCAGCACGTCTTCCCAGCCTAGCTGAGGTGACCCCCTCCTCAGTCCAGAGCAAGAGGCGGAGACCCCAGACCCATCCAGGGGCGGGCTCACAGCCGCTGGCGTGCAGCCCCTGCCTCCAGCATACGCCTGTAGACCCCAGGGCCGGGAGCGGGGAAGCGGCCAGCTGAGCGGGCGCCCTCTCCAGCCCAGGCCAAGCTCGCCCTTGACTCTGTGCTACTCAGGCTGTGTGAAGATGACCGGTGTCCTGGGACAGTGTCGCCAGGACTGCTGAGCTGCTGTGCAGGGCGATGAGGACGGTCCCCAGAGGGTGCTGGGGAGGTAGCCGGGAGTGGGTGTGGCTCTCCTGTGACAGCACTTGGGGTTGGCCAGCCCGTCGTGCTGCTGAGCCccgggcctggccctgcccctgctgCCCCGACCCCAGGGCTCCAGGTCCCTGAGGGAAGGAGAGACCGGCCTGGCTGGCCACTCAGCTGGGGCAAGCTCAGGAGCCCAGACCCCCTCCCCGCAGGGCAGGAAATCCCTCTCCCCCTGCACGTGCTTTACTGACCACCTGACGCCTCCCAGACATCCCCGGGGTCCACGCATGTGGGGCTGCAGCCCAAGGTGTGGGTGTGCTTTAAGATACAGCAGCTTTGGGGGCGGGTCCTCTTGGGGAGGTGACCCGcagctgctgcccaggctggacaGCCCGGCACTCACCGTGCGAGCTGTTGGGGGCATGCGGTGGCAGCTGACACACACAGTGAACACTCAGTCTTGGGTCTTAAAGGACAGAAATTTCAACTGCAAAAGTTTCAGAAAAAGACCAGTCTCTTGGGGGGCGACACAGGTTGGGCATGGACTCCAAGGCAGCTAGCTGCCCACCTAACGGGAGGTGCCCCGCGCAGGGCGCTCAGCAAGTGTCTGCTCTCCTGGTCCTGGCTGGTTGGTTCTGGTCGGGGTCCTGAGGGCTCTGCCTGTCAGGGAGGGCCGACGACACACCGCTGCACCCCGGGCCCAGGACGTCCAGGGAAGGTGCCGGGCAGGGCAGCGAGTGGTTCCTTTTGGCAAAGCCCCGAGCCACATCCTGCTGGGGGGGGCTCCCCTGGAGGTGGGGGCAGGCCGGCGTGTCCGTggggcctggggctctgggagAGGTGGGCCCCACGTGCAGACGGTCCAAGTGGCTCAGGTGTTCAAGGGCAGCCGGCCGGCCTCTGGGTGTTTCCTGCTTCCCAGGCCCCCTCCACGGGCAGCAGAGGCCTGTGGGTTCCCACCACTGAAGTTCTGGGAGTCTGGTGGGGGAAGGTAGGCCCCTCCTCAGCTGCTGGGTGCCCAGTGGGGCAGCCGGAGAAGGGAGAGGTGGCCCtggccgggggcggggagggcagcaGCCCAGTGGGGCCAGGCAGAGGCTCGGGGGTCTGGGTGGCCACGCCCTCACACCCTGGCTGGGTCGGTGGGCTTCGTCAGAGGGCCCCTACCCACCCCAAGCCCGCCCAGGACGTGTGGGGACAGCCACACCTACCGTAGTAGGTGTTCCTGCGGGCCAGCGTGTCGGCCGTGGAGGAGAGGAGCGTCGTGCAGTAGTTGCCCTGGAGAAGGGAGGCGCGCTGGGAGCTCCCGGGCCAAGCCCTGTGTCCGCCTCCCCCTGCCCACCGGCGCCCGCACTGCTCTGTGACCCATCTCTAGTGGCTGCCTCTCGaaggaggcggggtgggggggacaagGCCCCAGCAGAGCTCTGTCTGGGGTCGGGAGGGAGGCGGTGTGCTGGACCGGGCCGCATCCCTGCCCCTCTCAGCCCGTTTCCCCTGCTCAGACCCTGTGACGTGAGAGCCCACGCCAGCTGTAAGGCAGCCTGATGCCCAACAGTGATCCTGGTAAAGATATCACAGCCCCCAGTCCCATGGCGTGAGATCCGGCCCCTCACCAGCTCCGCTGGCGCCTCTACTTACCGGCACCCTGCAGGGGAGGCGACCAGCGCTCCAGGCGAGGCCCTTGTCCCTGTAAGCCGCCCCGTGGGCTCAGCACCCCCAGCCGCCTGCCACGCCCACCCCGGGGGGGCGGGGCCAGGCTGGGTCCCCGCACCTGTGGGCCGTCTTCCGCAGCAGCTCCTCCCCGCTGTCCTTCCTCGGCTTCTTCAGCTCGCTCAGGAAGTTCTCCTTCTGCACCGCCTCCCAGGGGCTCCGGCAGGTCCCTCTCTGGGAAGGCCAGGCAGCCTCGGGGGCAGAGCCAGGCAGGAGGAGCCCTTCCTGTGGTGCGCCAGCCTGCAGGGTCACTGCAGACGCGGCCAGGGCGCgctgcccctccccaggcccagggccccccccaccccacccccttggtCTGGGCAGCTGAGTCCAGCCCAAGCCTCACCCAGGCGCGCCGCTTCTGCTGGGCCTCCTTCCGGAAGAACCTCTTGAGCACCAGGTTCAGGTGGCTGAGGAGGATGAAGGGCGGGGCCAGGGCGGGGCGCTCGTGGTACTTCACGATGAGGTGGTAGCGCTGGAACTTCCAGAAGGTGTCCGCGTTGCCCCGCACCACCTGCAACGTGTAGCTGCGGACGCTTGTGGGCGGCGGTGGGCACACGGCCCGGCTCCCTGCGCTGTTCCCGGAGTCCCAAGggcttccccccagcccccccgCCGTCCCCTCCTCCTGTGACTTCTCTCCACTCCTCTGGGGTCTTCCACTGCCCCCTCTGCTGCAGCCTTCGCAGACCCGGGCCCTActccctggggggcgggggcctGGGAAAGCACCGTCACTCCACCCACACGCACACCCCTGCCGTGCCCTGCGCCACCTCCTGGGCGCCCTGACCTCCAGGCCCAACCTGAAGGGCAGCCACAGTTTTGGGTGACACCCCATTTCCAGGCCCCTCCTGGGGGCAGAGAGGTGGCCGCAGCTTGAGGTCCGGAGGGCCAGGCAGGTCTGGGCCAGAGACGCTGGAACTAAGGGCCCCCGACGTGGACGGAGCAAGGCGGCAGGGCGGGCACCTGAACATGGCAATGAGCAAGTTCACGAGCAGCACGTTGGTGACCAGCAGGACGATGACTAGCCGGTTGGCGTAGAGGTTGGGGCAGGAGGGCGAGTCCTCCAGCAGCAGGGGGTGCACGGAGCGGTTCACGCGGGCTTCTGAAAGGGGAGTGGGCTTGGTGCGGGTGGTGCGGGGCTGAGCCACAAATGCCCTTGGGTATCTAGAGCTCTGTCCCGCAGTCGAGGCCACCCTGGGACAGAGGGCCCTGGTTAGGTGGCCAACTCTTGTGGTTTCCTGGGGATCATCTGGGCTTCAGCGCTGAGTTCCTGTCGTGGGACACTCCAGCCCTGGGTGGCTGGCCTGGCGGTGCTACCCCACTTCCCCACTGCTGCTGGGCCGAGCTCACAGCCGGACCGCAGGCTTTGGAGGCAGCGCCAAGGCCGTGTGGAGGATCCCGGTTTCTGCTGGTTGCTTCGTGGGTCACGCCCaagcaccaccaccaccgccgccAAAGGCTCTGCTAGAGCCAGTCTGAGGAGAGCTGGCCTCGGCGAGGGGAGGTGGAGTCCGtcctgcaggacttctcagggcCTTTATGGCTCTACTGCCTATCACAGGACTCTAAGCTGGGGGGCAGGTCTGCACCATTTCCAAAGCCTATGGAGGCAGAACACCCTTGACACTGATCACTGTGGGCATGGGGACGAGCCAGCCTGAAGAGTGCCCTCTGGGTGGGTTAGTGAGTGCCctgggagcaggctgagctccaCACCGTGGACAGGGACGCCCTGGAGGGGCCAACATCCTTGAGGGGCCCGAGGagcccagctccagcccctcccctgcctgcctctaTCCCTGCAGGGCCAGCCTggaccccccaccccatcccaggaGATGGGAGGAAGGTGCAGAGGAAGCGGGGGGAGTGCGCAGCTGCGGGGGCCCCAGGTGCTGGGGCGCCTCCCCATCAAGAGGGCTCGTGGCTCCAGGTGGTGACCTCCACAGgccgtgcgtgtgtgtgcgtgtgtgtgcatgtgtgtgcatgtgcgtggaCCCGGACACACGCCTGCATGTAGGCCTGTGTTTCTGTGACTGCTCCTCCTCCCAGTCTTCATGCTGTGACTGAGTCCGGGGGCACTGGgggcctctgtctctctgtgtgtgcctgtgtcccCGCCTCCGTGCTTGCGTGTCAGGCTGGCAGGGCCTGTTTCCGTGTGCGCGTGTCTCCCTCACGGGGGCGAGTCCCTCCTGAGTGAGTTACTGTGATGGGGGTTGGCGGGTCCCCACGTGAGTTCCCTCCCCGgctgccctctccctccccgcccGCAGATCTGCCCGGGGCTGATGGGtgaccctcccctctccctccggCACCCCGAGAGGTGGgccagggccaggcctggaaAGCGTGTCTGTGAAGCTGTAAACCTGTCTGATGGAAGCGGCTCTGTGGTCACGAGGCCCCTGCGTCTCCCCCGTAACTCTCAAAGGCGCCACCAGGCTAGGCTGGGAAATGAGTTGTCCTCGTCTCCGACCTCCTAGAGCCCAGAGACGGAGCTTTGCCCTGGTCGCTCGGCCCGCAGCTCCCGTGGGCGcgtgtggggcagggagggcagggcggCCACCCGGGAGCCCGTGGGACCGCAGGCTACCTTCCCTCTCGGCCGTAAGTCTTGGCTGCACCACCGTGGGCtcacagggaggggctggggccgggGACTGTGGGGGGgaagagagacagggaaggagacAGGCACCTGCCCGGGACCCTCGGTGCCGCCCAGGCCCGGCCCTGGTCACGGGCTTTCCACTGTGGAACTCGGCCTGGCATCCACAGCAGCACTTCAGGCTGGACCCCCGGGAGTCTGCACTTCCTCCATCCTGCCCGGGTGGCCCCAGGCTCCTGGGGCCCCCGAACCATGACAGAGTTCCCTCGTACCAGCGTGTGGCCATGGGGTCAGGAGtgaccccccacccctgcctggtcCTGGGGGCGCCCACCTCACTCCCCTCCTTCCGAGGGGCCCCGTGGGACTGAGGCAGTGCTGGGGGTCATGGTAGCATCCCCCAGCAGGGGCCATATGGTGCGGGCGGGGAGGGCTGGAGGGCGGGCAGGGCCTCGTTAAACTAATGGCCTGGAAACTGGTGCCCACGGATGAGCAAACACCGGACCCAGTGCCGGGGGCTGGGGGACTAAGAAAACAGTCGAGGAAATGAGCCTGCAGAACACCCTAATTAGGAGGCAACTCCCATGACGGCgcagccccacccccgccccatccTGGAGGCCTGTTTGCCTCGGTCACGTCCTCATCCCATTGACAAATATTTACCAGGTCGTGGGGCGCTGACCTTGCCTCATTAGCTGCAGTGGCCGCGGTCAGGCCTCAGGGACAGTGTGCCCATGATTGCCCGGTGGGCCCCGGGTGGCATCAGTCTGACGCTAGCCTGAGCGAATGATCCCTCCGCCCCCCTCCTTGCGCCAGGAGTGCCCAGCAGGGTGGGTGCCCTGGGCCCTCACACTGGCCCCTGGCTGCTGGCCCACCTTGCTTCAGGGGCtggtccccccctccccctcccctcctccccctccccctccccctcactgAGTCCCAGCCATCCCAGGGCCTGTACAGGCATCCCCGCCGCCAGTCCAGGGCTCCCTGAGCCCCCATGGCTGAGCCACTCTGCCCCCCACACTGTGCTGACTTGTGGGAAGTTCTCAGAGCCTCCACCAGCCCCAGCGCCCCCAACACCCCGTACAGGGGCCGCCCTGGAGACACCCCTCAGACAGACCACACACACCTGGTCGGAGATCAGGCACACACGCTGGTTGGGTCCCCAGAAGCACGGATGCCATCAGGAGCGGCTTCCTAGCTAAGGGCCTTTCCAGCAGGTGGGTCCGGGGCTGGGTGCGGGGCCAGGTGGATGGGGGCTGACAAGAGACCTGATGCCCACTGGTGACATGCCGGGGGGGCGGGGCAGCTGGAGGGCCCAGACCCCAGGCGACCTGTAGTGCCTACCCATCCCCCCTCCCGGCAAGGCTCCCGCCACCCCGCCCAGGCTGCTCTCTCTCCCTGCagccccatctccatctccagcccGAGGCCCGAGTTTGGGGCCTCCGCA
It encodes:
- the TSSC4 gene encoding protein TSSC4, which codes for MAEAGDGQHFLGSGGDALPPDPVCLSDSDSDLSLPGDAEVEALSPGALPGEALGDSGPDEPPSPPLPPRRFPTAAVQPFHLRGTSPTFSQRSHDIFDGLERAARRAPPSAAPAGPGDSGGFRQPPTLSSQPPAGGLSRATRNPTPLRVPPVPDYVAHPERWTKYSLEDVAEVSNQSNRAAALAFLGPQSLAAPSDYVPSFNQDPSSCGEGRLIFTKPVRTGEARLEKRRVPRKAGEPGGGTRGIPGAAGGEGPVELAHLARPGSPEAEEWSRPRGGLQEVGAPEGEAHAGSGASALPVETVGFHSSKKRSRGQFRSKGSSPEAPGAEV